A stretch of the Polaribacter pacificus genome encodes the following:
- the carB gene encoding carbamoyl-phosphate synthase large subunit, with protein sequence MPKKQDLKSILIIGSGPIVIGQACEFDYSGTQALRSLREDGIETILINSNPATIMTDPSMADHVYLLPLTTKSIIQILKEHPQIDAVLPTMGGQTALNLCIEADDKGIWKDFDVQLIGVDIDAINITEDRELFRELMLKIDVPMAPQATATSFLKGKEIAQEFGFPLVIRSSYTLGGAGASIVYDPKDFDELLSRGLEASPIHEVMIDKAMMGWKEYELELLRDNNDNVVIICSIENMDPMGIHTGDSITVAPAMTLSDKTFQKMRDMAIKMMRSIGDFEGGCNVQFAVSPDEKEDIIAIEINPRVSRSSALASKATGYPIAKVATKLAIGYTLDELDNQITKSTSALFEPTLDYVIVKIPRWNFDKFEGSDRTLGLQMKSVGEVMGIGRSFQEALHKATQSLEIKRNGLGADGKGYTDYNQIIDKLTNASWDRVFAIYDAIAMGIPLSQIYEITKIDMWYLKQYEELFLLEKEISTYKIDTIQRDLLLEAKQKGYGDRQIAHMLNCLESEVYAKREELNINRVFKLVDTCAAEFKAMTPYYYSTFENDVLTADGKQYADNESVVSDKKKIIVLGSGPNRIGQGIEFDYCCVHGVLAAAECGYETIMINCNPETVSTDFDTADKLYFEPVFWEHIYDIIKHEKPEGVIVQLGGQTALKLAEKLTKYGIKIIGTSFEALDLAEDRGSFSELLKRNNIPYPEFGIAESADEALALAEKLDFPILVRPSYVLGGQGMKIVINKEELVEHVVDLLKGMPGNKLLLDHYLDGAIEAEADAICDADGNVYIIGIMEHIEPCGVHSGDSNATLPAFNLGDLVLQQIKDHTHTIARELKTVGLINVQFAIKEDVVYIIEANPRASRTVPFIAKAYKEPYVNYATKVMLGEKKVTDFTFNPQLEGYAIKQPVFSFNKFPNVNKNLGPEMKSTGESILFIDSLKDDDFYNLYARRKMYLSK encoded by the coding sequence ATGCCTAAAAAACAAGACCTTAAATCAATTCTAATTATCGGTTCGGGTCCGATAGTGATAGGACAAGCTTGTGAGTTTGACTATTCTGGAACCCAAGCTTTACGCTCATTAAGAGAGGATGGTATAGAAACCATTCTGATTAATTCTAACCCAGCAACCATCATGACAGACCCAAGTATGGCTGATCATGTGTATTTGTTGCCCTTAACGACAAAATCAATTATACAAATTTTAAAAGAGCATCCACAGATTGATGCTGTTTTACCAACAATGGGAGGTCAGACTGCATTGAATTTATGTATTGAAGCCGACGATAAAGGAATTTGGAAAGATTTTGACGTTCAATTAATTGGGGTTGATATTGATGCTATCAATATTACTGAAGACAGAGAACTTTTTAGAGAATTGATGTTAAAGATTGATGTGCCAATGGCACCGCAAGCAACAGCTACATCATTTTTAAAAGGAAAAGAAATTGCACAAGAATTTGGGTTTCCTTTAGTAATTAGATCTTCATATACCTTAGGTGGAGCAGGAGCTTCTATCGTATATGATCCAAAAGATTTTGATGAATTATTAAGTAGAGGTTTAGAAGCATCACCGATTCATGAGGTGATGATTGACAAAGCCATGATGGGATGGAAAGAATATGAATTAGAATTGTTGCGCGATAACAATGACAACGTAGTAATTATCTGTTCTATTGAGAATATGGATCCGATGGGAATTCATACCGGAGATTCAATTACCGTAGCACCTGCAATGACACTTTCTGATAAAACTTTTCAGAAAATGCGTGATATGGCCATCAAAATGATGCGTTCTATTGGAGATTTTGAAGGTGGATGTAATGTTCAGTTTGCCGTTTCTCCTGATGAAAAAGAAGATATTATTGCCATAGAAATCAATCCACGTGTGTCGCGTTCATCGGCTTTAGCAAGTAAAGCAACAGGATATCCTATTGCAAAAGTTGCAACGAAGTTAGCCATTGGATACACCTTAGATGAGTTAGACAATCAAATTACTAAATCTACTTCGGCTTTATTTGAGCCAACCTTAGATTATGTAATCGTCAAAATTCCACGTTGGAACTTTGATAAGTTTGAAGGTTCTGATAGAACTTTAGGCTTGCAAATGAAATCTGTTGGAGAGGTAATGGGTATCGGACGTTCGTTCCAAGAAGCATTGCACAAAGCAACCCAATCTTTAGAAATTAAACGCAACGGTTTAGGAGCTGATGGAAAAGGGTATACAGATTACAATCAAATTATAGATAAATTAACCAATGCAAGTTGGGATCGTGTTTTTGCTATCTATGATGCCATCGCAATGGGAATACCACTAAGTCAAATCTACGAGATTACAAAGATTGACATGTGGTACTTAAAGCAATACGAAGAATTATTTTTATTAGAAAAAGAGATATCTACCTATAAGATAGACACTATTCAACGTGATTTACTACTTGAGGCTAAACAAAAAGGATATGGTGATAGACAAATTGCCCATATGCTTAACTGTCTAGAAAGTGAAGTTTACGCTAAAAGAGAAGAATTAAATATCAACAGAGTTTTTAAATTGGTTGATACCTGTGCGGCAGAGTTTAAAGCAATGACGCCATATTATTATTCTACTTTTGAAAATGATGTTCTTACTGCTGATGGAAAACAATACGCAGATAATGAAAGTGTCGTTTCTGATAAGAAAAAAATAATTGTTTTGGGTTCTGGTCCAAATAGAATTGGGCAGGGAATTGAATTTGATTATTGTTGTGTACATGGAGTTTTAGCTGCAGCAGAATGTGGTTATGAAACCATTATGATTAACTGTAATCCAGAAACGGTTTCTACAGATTTTGACACTGCAGATAAGTTGTATTTTGAGCCTGTTTTTTGGGAACATATTTATGACATCATCAAACATGAAAAACCAGAAGGAGTTATCGTTCAGTTAGGTGGTCAAACAGCTTTAAAGTTGGCAGAGAAATTAACCAAATACGGAATTAAAATTATAGGTACTAGTTTTGAAGCTTTAGATTTAGCAGAAGACAGAGGTAGTTTTTCTGAATTATTAAAAAGAAATAATATTCCTTATCCAGAATTTGGAATAGCAGAATCGGCTGATGAAGCTTTGGCTTTAGCAGAAAAATTAGATTTCCCAATCTTAGTGAGACCTTCGTATGTTTTAGGTGGTCAAGGAATGAAAATTGTCATCAACAAAGAAGAGTTGGTAGAACATGTTGTTGATTTGCTAAAAGGAATGCCAGGAAACAAATTGTTGCTAGATCATTATTTAGATGGAGCCATTGAAGCCGAAGCAGATGCAATTTGTGATGCTGACGGAAATGTCTATATCATTGGAATCATGGAGCATATAGAACCTTGTGGAGTACACTCTGGAGATTCAAATGCAACCTTGCCAGCTTTTAATTTAGGAGATTTGGTACTGCAACAAATTAAAGATCATACCCATACAATCGCTAGAGAGTTAAAAACGGTAGGATTGATCAATGTGCAGTTTGCCATTAAAGAGGATGTTGTTTATATTATTGAAGCAAATCCAAGAGCCTCTAGAACGGTTCCTTTTATTGCCAAAGCATACAAAGAGCCGTATGTAAATTACGCTACAAAAGTAATGCTAGGTGAGAAAAAGGTCACTGATTTTACTTTTAATCCACAATTAGAGGGATATGCGATTAAACAACCAGTATTTTCTTTTAATAAATTTCCGAATGTAAATAAAAACTTGGGTCCTGAGATGAAGAGTACAGGAGAGAGTATTTTGTTTATTGACAGTTTAAAAGACGATGACTTTTATAATTTATATGCAAGAAGAAAGATGTATTTGAGCAAATAA
- a CDS encoding GlmU family protein: MNYILFDGDVRNALLPFTYTRPVADIRIGILTIREKWEQRLGYTTTTLTEEYLEAKYPMVEMDHNIMINASFVPTDALAEMVMKLSENEAIFKGEDVIAFYTSNTQEEVDFSSYTQLEFEEELLQVKNTWDIFSLNDIALRQDFDFLTADKTSLPIPEGVHAVAKDQIFIEEGAQVTYASLNASSGPIYIGKDSEVMEGSVIRGPFALCEHSTVKMGAKMYGATTIGPHSKVAGEINNSVIFGYSNKGHEGFLGNSVLGEWCNIGADSNNSNLKNNYAEVKIWSYETERFAKTGLQFCGLIMGDHSKCGINTMFNTGTVVGVSANIFGSGFPRNFIPSFSWGGASGFTTYQLPKVFEVAEMVYKRRALDLDEQDKNILEAVFEMTRKYRKD, from the coding sequence ATGAATTATATTTTGTTTGATGGTGATGTGCGCAATGCGCTGTTGCCTTTTACCTATACAAGACCCGTTGCTGATATCCGTATTGGTATTTTAACCATACGAGAAAAGTGGGAGCAGCGCTTGGGGTATACGACAACTACCTTAACAGAAGAGTATTTAGAGGCCAAATACCCAATGGTAGAAATGGATCATAATATAATGATCAATGCTTCTTTTGTGCCAACCGATGCTTTGGCAGAAATGGTGATGAAGCTTTCAGAAAATGAAGCTATTTTTAAAGGTGAGGATGTCATTGCTTTTTATACCAGCAATACTCAAGAAGAAGTTGATTTTAGCAGTTATACGCAGTTAGAATTTGAAGAAGAGTTGCTCCAGGTTAAGAATACCTGGGATATTTTTTCTTTAAATGATATTGCACTAAGACAAGATTTTGATTTTTTAACAGCAGATAAAACTTCTCTACCGATTCCAGAAGGTGTTCATGCGGTAGCTAAGGATCAAATTTTTATAGAAGAAGGAGCACAGGTAACCTACGCTTCATTAAACGCCAGTTCTGGTCCTATCTATATAGGTAAAGATTCAGAAGTAATGGAAGGCTCTGTCATTAGAGGGCCTTTTGCATTGTGTGAGCATTCTACTGTAAAAATGGGCGCAAAAATGTATGGTGCAACAACCATAGGACCGCACTCTAAAGTTGCTGGTGAAATTAACAATTCGGTGATTTTTGGTTACTCAAATAAAGGACATGAAGGTTTTTTAGGGAACTCAGTCTTAGGAGAGTGGTGTAATATTGGAGCTGATTCTAACAATTCAAATTTAAAAAACAACTATGCAGAAGTTAAAATTTGGAGTTATGAAACTGAGCGTTTTGCAAAAACTGGTTTGCAGTTTTGCGGTTTAATTATGGGAGATCACTCTAAATGTGGAATCAATACCATGTTTAATACAGGAACAGTTGTTGGAGTAAGTGCCAATATCTTTGGTAGCGGTTTTCCAAGAAACTTTATACCTTCTTTTAGTTGGGGGGGGGCTTCTGGCTTTACAACCTACCAATTGCCAAAAGTTTTTGAAGTAGCAGAAATGGTTTATAAAAGAAGAGCCTTGGATTTAGATGAGCAGGATAAAAACATACTTGAAGCGGTTTTTGAAATGACCCGAAAGTATCGAAAAGATTAA
- a CDS encoding DUF6607 family protein codes for MKKILFSTVALLIFQLSFAQQNKKQQDINAIKAMSGCYEVSFNFIETFNYSSDSTYTPSKEKHDKALEWVTVISDKKNEIQLQHLLITGSKNREHIVKHWRQDWLYENRDLYIYNGNNHWKYTKLPKNEVKGQWTQKVYQVDDSPRYEGSATWVHVDGRSYWENTTNAPLPRRENTTRSDYNITVRKNHQEIVSNGWIHDQDNLKIVRAAGKSDRTLAEEKGYNTYVKVAENKCVAAQDWWKENKDLWSKIRRKWDKEFKKDQDILLKEKVNGKALFSHIFRLKNTASKTDISNTIDQFIK; via the coding sequence ATGAAAAAAATTCTATTCAGTACCGTTGCTTTGTTAATTTTTCAACTGAGTTTTGCTCAACAAAACAAAAAACAACAAGATATCAATGCCATAAAAGCAATGAGCGGTTGCTATGAAGTAAGCTTTAATTTTATAGAAACTTTTAACTACAGTAGCGACAGTACATATACACCATCAAAAGAAAAACACGATAAAGCATTAGAATGGGTAACTGTGATTTCGGATAAAAAAAATGAGATACAATTACAGCATTTATTAATTACAGGAAGCAAAAACAGAGAACATATTGTAAAACATTGGCGTCAAGATTGGCTGTATGAAAACAGAGACTTATATATCTACAACGGTAATAATCACTGGAAATACACCAAACTACCAAAAAATGAGGTCAAGGGACAATGGACACAAAAAGTATATCAAGTAGATGACAGTCCTCGTTATGAAGGTTCAGCAACTTGGGTGCATGTAGACGGAAGAAGCTACTGGGAAAATACTACTAACGCACCACTTCCAAGAAGAGAAAATACAACTAGAAGCGATTATAATATTACCGTAAGAAAAAATCATCAAGAGATTGTTTCTAACGGTTGGATACACGATCAAGACAACCTTAAGATTGTTCGTGCTGCGGGGAAATCTGATCGAACTTTAGCAGAAGAAAAAGGATACAACACTTATGTAAAAGTTGCCGAAAATAAATGTGTCGCTGCACAAGACTGGTGGAAAGAAAACAAAGATCTATGGAGTAAAATTCGTAGAAAATGGGATAAGGAATTTAAAAAAGACCAGGACATACTTTTAAAAGAAAAAGTGAATGGAAAAGCGCTATTTAGTCATATTTTTAGGCTAAAAAACACTGCCAGCAAAACAGATATTAGCAATACAATTGATCAATTCATCAAATAA
- a CDS encoding TonB-dependent receptor plug domain-containing protein: protein MILNKKYCALFLLTSSVIFSQNQQKDSLDSRVLDEVVVTATRSIRQLSSVPLAVTLVSKKQIEATGVTRLKSILEEQTGIVFVTDASGFSGVQLQGIESAYTLILIDGVPLIGRSAGTLDLERISISNIKQIEIVKGPSSSLYGSEAIGGVINIITDKPKYDLQKSSINLYAKAGAKEELDFTFNYLYKKNALGFRSAINANSVAAFDLSPLSVAKTSEAQQNLTADFGVSYVFNKALDLDVHTRFYQQNQHNGDQTNRLTEFNINTVLKHRLVTNAILDYTVYATHYKTKSIFNGEESLYNQQLIRPEVRAKIQFGSNELVAGVGFGYDALDRTYFEKKETYTTQYAYGQYDFNPLNKLNVIVGARFDHHNKYKSAFSPKVSARYKISDWLAVKSSVGFGFKAPDFRQLFFNFSNSAAGYVVYGVQTMHDLFGSIPEVQQQVAKELNPENSIGYNLGFQLTPSNHLKIGVNIFRNDIKDLINTAVFNGSLPGVNPNTRVFYYENRDQVYTRGIEFDFQYTFSDNLKLIAGYQYVEAKDKEQERRIKAGEVYYRKTPSSPSQQLKISDYFGLANRSKHMANAKLYYRNYRHNFDANIRAIYRSKYALYDTNNSQEIIDNSDAFVKGNAIINTAISKTFSEKFSLQLGVDNLFNADGLENAADFPNNDAVLRLGRTYYTRIQFNF from the coding sequence ATGATTTTAAATAAGAAATACTGTGCATTGTTTTTACTGACTTCATCAGTAATTTTTTCGCAAAACCAACAAAAAGATAGTTTAGATTCAAGAGTGCTTGATGAGGTTGTTGTCACAGCAACTAGATCTATAAGACAGTTATCTTCTGTTCCATTGGCAGTGACATTGGTCTCAAAAAAACAGATTGAAGCAACTGGAGTAACACGTTTAAAAAGTATTCTAGAAGAGCAAACAGGAATCGTGTTTGTGACTGACGCAAGTGGGTTTAGCGGTGTTCAGTTACAGGGTATAGAATCTGCTTACACACTTATTTTAATTGATGGAGTTCCACTTATTGGTCGAAGTGCCGGAACCCTTGATCTGGAGAGAATCTCAATTAGTAATATCAAGCAAATAGAAATCGTTAAAGGTCCTTCTTCTAGTCTTTATGGATCTGAAGCCATAGGAGGAGTGATCAATATTATAACAGATAAACCTAAATATGACCTCCAAAAAAGTAGTATAAATTTGTATGCCAAAGCAGGTGCAAAGGAAGAATTGGATTTTACATTTAATTATTTGTACAAAAAAAATGCTTTGGGTTTTCGTAGTGCTATTAATGCAAATAGTGTTGCCGCTTTTGATTTAAGTCCTTTAAGTGTAGCTAAAACCTCAGAAGCTCAGCAAAATCTTACTGCTGATTTTGGCGTTAGTTATGTATTTAATAAGGCTTTAGACTTGGATGTTCATACCCGATTCTATCAGCAAAATCAACATAATGGAGATCAAACCAATAGATTGACAGAATTTAATATTAATACGGTTCTAAAGCATCGATTGGTAACTAATGCTATACTTGATTATACAGTGTATGCTACACATTATAAAACAAAAAGTATTTTTAATGGAGAGGAGTCATTGTACAATCAACAATTGATACGCCCAGAAGTAAGGGCAAAAATACAATTTGGTTCTAATGAACTTGTTGCGGGAGTAGGGTTTGGCTATGATGCTTTAGATCGTACTTATTTTGAAAAAAAAGAGACGTATACCACTCAATATGCCTACGGACAATATGATTTTAATCCCCTAAACAAACTAAATGTTATTGTAGGTGCTCGTTTTGATCATCACAATAAATACAAATCAGCCTTTAGTCCAAAAGTGTCTGCTCGATATAAGATTTCTGATTGGTTGGCGGTAAAATCTTCTGTAGGGTTTGGTTTTAAAGCACCTGATTTTAGACAGTTGTTTTTTAATTTTAGTAATTCAGCTGCAGGCTATGTGGTATATGGTGTTCAGACTATGCATGATTTGTTTGGGAGCATTCCAGAAGTGCAGCAGCAGGTAGCAAAAGAACTAAACCCTGAGAATTCAATCGGTTATAATTTAGGATTTCAGTTGACACCTAGCAATCATTTAAAAATAGGAGTTAATATTTTTAGAAATGACATTAAAGACCTAATAAACACGGCTGTTTTTAACGGAAGCCTTCCTGGAGTTAATCCAAACACACGAGTTTTTTACTATGAAAATAGAGATCAGGTCTATACCCGAGGAATTGAATTTGATTTTCAATATACTTTTTCAGATAATTTAAAATTGATTGCGGGTTATCAATATGTTGAAGCCAAAGACAAGGAGCAGGAGAGACGTATAAAAGCAGGAGAGGTGTATTATAGAAAAACGCCAAGTTCACCATCTCAACAATTAAAGATCTCAGATTATTTTGGTTTGGCAAATCGCTCAAAGCATATGGCAAATGCCAAGTTGTATTACCGCAATTACCGCCACAATTTTGATGCTAATATCCGAGCAATTTACAGAAGTAAATACGCTTTATATGATACCAACAACAGCCAAGAAATTATAGACAATTCTGATGCTTTTGTTAAAGGGAATGCCATTATCAATACTGCAATCTCTAAAACTTTTTCTGAAAAGTTTAGCCTTCAGTTAGGTGTGGATAATCTTTTTAATGCCGATGGTCTAGAAAATGCAGCAGATTTCCCAAATAATGATGCTGTTTTAAGGCTTGGAAGAACCTATTATACTCGAATTCAATTTAATTTTTAA
- a CDS encoding DoxX family membrane protein, translated as MKPLKIINLIFSLILGGMLIYGGFDKFSKQMPAPTEVVVKAQKFQDIEQHSTLQKILYINGLQQTNYFWQFLGVMQIVCGLLIISQVFTLFGAIMAFPIVINIFFFHLFLEFDEPLELLKVAGLLAINCWLIIAARKQLKPIIYQPEKLTLI; from the coding sequence ATGAAACCATTAAAAATAATCAATTTAATATTCAGCCTAATTTTAGGAGGGATGCTAATCTATGGAGGCTTTGATAAATTCTCTAAACAAATGCCAGCACCTACAGAGGTTGTTGTAAAAGCTCAGAAATTTCAAGATATAGAGCAGCATTCTACCTTGCAAAAAATACTATACATCAACGGTCTACAGCAAACCAATTATTTTTGGCAGTTTCTAGGTGTGATGCAAATTGTATGTGGCTTGCTTATCATTAGCCAAGTTTTTACACTCTTTGGAGCTATCATGGCCTTTCCAATCGTTATAAATATTTTCTTTTTTCACCTGTTTCTAGAGTTCGATGAACCTCTAGAACTGCTAAAAGTAGCAGGACTACTAGCCATTAATTGTTGGCTGATAATTGCTGCTAGAAAACAGTTAAAACCCATTATTTATCAACCAGAAAAATTAACCCTAATATAA
- a CDS encoding HmuY family protein, with product MRILKSIFSLILITITLVSCTKNEEDVAPVVASSATNIHAPVTTDYTVNPPTEAGEFAKFSLATGAVVSGDNWDIAFRGTSILVNGGTLIGLADEPNRTGVGALTMVTSTFDALTTAPDEASFAQDASGTYALPKGSGNGWYSYNPTNHLISPIAGKIIVIKTHDGHYAKVEIISYYKDADTSLDSGYYSFNYVYNPNANDKNLEL from the coding sequence ATGCGTATTTTAAAATCAATTTTTTCGTTAATTCTAATAACAATTACCCTTGTTTCTTGTACCAAAAATGAAGAAGATGTAGCTCCGGTTGTAGCGAGTTCGGCTACTAATATTCATGCCCCGGTAACCACCGATTACACTGTAAATCCTCCAACAGAGGCTGGTGAATTTGCCAAATTTAGCTTAGCAACTGGAGCAGTTGTTTCTGGTGATAATTGGGATATCGCTTTTAGAGGAACTTCTATTTTAGTCAATGGAGGTACATTAATCGGCCTAGCTGATGAACCAAACCGTACAGGTGTTGGAGCCTTGACTATGGTGACTAGTACTTTTGACGCCTTAACCACAGCTCCAGATGAAGCGAGTTTTGCTCAAGATGCGTCTGGTACGTATGCTTTGCCTAAAGGAAGTGGTAATGGTTGGTACAGTTACAATCCAACCAATCATTTGATTAGCCCTATAGCAGGAAAAATCATTGTGATTAAGACACACGATGGTCATTATGCAAAAGTAGAGATCATTAGTTATTATAAGGATGCTGATACCAGTTTAGATTCTGGTTATTATTCATTCAATTATGTGTACAACCCAAATGCCAATGATAAAAATCTTGAATTGTAG
- a CDS encoding DEAD/DEAH box helicase, whose product MSTFKELGLQVEITKALTDLGYENPTVIQEKAIPQVIASTQDLKAFAQTGTGKTAAFSLPILQQIDANSKNTQAIILSPTRELAVQIGNNIQEFSKYLKGVKVTTVYGGANIDEQIRSLKKGSQIVVGTPGRTVDLIKRRALKLDSIQWVVLDEADEMLNMGFKDELDRILEATPQSKQTLLFSATFPKEVESIARNYMDNPVEITSGQKNEGSSDVSHEYYLINERTRYPALKRIADVNTDIYAIVFCRTRRETQEVANNLIKDGYSADALHGDLSQAQRDGVMDKFRKKSIQILVATDVAARGLDVTELTHVINHKLPDQIENYTHRSGRTGRAGKKGISIVLVNNKEKGKLRPIERIINKKFVQADVPSGKEICQNQLMHLIDKVQNTEVNEDQIQEFLPNIYDKLKDLDRETLVKKFVSLEFNSFLSYYENASDLNDLSSSRDSSSRSSRGTDENMARFFINLGRKDNLNPARLIGIINDQKITDNIEIGAIDILDTFSFFEIDKNFETAALEAFETNDPEFNGRNVNIEVTKKDRSGGGSRGGKKRGRRPSGDSEGGFGRRRSAEGSSRRTGKDVGKRRSGGDRPDRASADKKSGGFGRRRKER is encoded by the coding sequence ATGTCAACATTTAAAGAGTTGGGGCTTCAGGTAGAAATTACCAAAGCCTTGACAGATTTGGGCTATGAAAACCCAACAGTAATTCAAGAAAAAGCAATTCCACAAGTAATTGCATCCACACAAGATTTAAAAGCATTTGCTCAAACAGGTACTGGTAAAACAGCTGCTTTTAGTTTGCCAATTTTACAACAAATTGATGCAAATAGCAAAAACACTCAAGCAATTATCTTATCTCCAACACGTGAACTTGCCGTTCAGATTGGAAATAATATTCAAGAGTTTTCTAAATACTTAAAAGGAGTAAAAGTAACCACTGTTTATGGTGGTGCAAACATTGATGAGCAAATTCGTTCATTAAAGAAAGGCTCACAAATTGTTGTGGGAACTCCTGGAAGAACCGTAGACCTTATCAAAAGAAGAGCTTTAAAACTAGATTCAATCCAATGGGTTGTTTTGGATGAGGCTGATGAAATGCTAAATATGGGCTTTAAAGATGAGCTTGATAGAATATTAGAAGCAACTCCACAAAGCAAACAAACCTTATTGTTTTCTGCAACCTTTCCAAAAGAAGTAGAATCGATTGCCAGAAACTACATGGACAATCCTGTAGAAATTACTTCTGGTCAAAAAAACGAAGGTTCAAGTGATGTAAGTCATGAGTACTATTTGATCAACGAAAGAACGCGGTATCCTGCTCTAAAAAGAATTGCAGATGTCAATACAGATATCTATGCAATTGTATTTTGTAGAACTCGTAGAGAAACACAAGAAGTAGCAAACAACTTAATAAAAGACGGATATAGCGCAGATGCTTTGCACGGTGATTTATCACAAGCTCAGCGTGATGGCGTAATGGATAAATTTAGAAAGAAAAGCATTCAGATTTTGGTAGCTACAGATGTAGCAGCACGTGGATTGGATGTTACAGAACTTACCCATGTTATCAACCATAAATTACCAGATCAAATAGAAAACTATACCCACAGAAGTGGTCGTACAGGAAGAGCTGGTAAAAAAGGAATTTCTATTGTTTTAGTAAACAATAAAGAAAAAGGAAAATTACGTCCAATAGAACGTATCATCAATAAGAAGTTTGTACAAGCAGATGTTCCTTCTGGAAAAGAGATTTGTCAAAACCAATTGATGCACTTAATAGACAAGGTGCAAAATACCGAGGTAAATGAAGATCAGATTCAAGAGTTTTTACCAAACATCTATGATAAATTAAAAGATTTAGACAGAGAGACTTTAGTCAAGAAATTTGTGTCTCTAGAATTTAATTCATTTTTATCATATTATGAAAATGCATCAGATTTAAACGATCTTTCTTCAAGTAGAGATAGCTCATCAAGATCTTCAAGAGGTACTGATGAAAACATGGCTCGTTTCTTTATTAATTTAGGAAGAAAAGACAACTTAAACCCAGCGAGATTAATCGGTATTATCAATGATCAAAAAATCACTGATAATATAGAGATAGGAGCTATTGATATTTTAGATACGTTTTCATTTTTTGAAATTGACAAGAATTTTGAAACTGCTGCATTAGAGGCTTTTGAAACTAATGATCCTGAGTTTAACGGAAGAAATGTCAATATTGAAGTAACTAAAAAAGATCGTTCTGGCGGAGGTAGCCGCGGAGGTAAAAAACGTGGAAGAAGACCATCTGGAGATAGTGAAGGCGGATTCGGGAGAAGACGTAGTGCTGAAGGAAGCTCAAGAAGAACAGGAAAAGATGTAGGAAAAAGACGTAGCGGAGGAGATAGACCTGATAGAGCCTCAGCTGATAAAAAGTCTGGAGGATTTGGAAGAAGACGTAAAGAGCGTTAG